CCCCCGAGCCACGCCCGGCGCGTCAGGTCGGTCATCGATCCCCCCTGGCGGAATGCTCTTTCGGCATTCACGTCATCTGTCGTCCGTCACGACGATGCAGGACAATAAACTGATCGTCCCAGCATCGTGCAAGTTGCACAGAAGATGTGTTCGAGCGTCGGCCGTCAAGTCGTTCGGTGGGGATTCGCACCGCGACCGAGGCGTCCGTCGGATGATGAGATGCGACAGGGTGCCGCGCAACGCGGGGAGCGACTCGGCGCGGACGCGCCCGCGCCTTTCCGTTGCTCGACCAACTATCAGTTGTGTCCCAGGGAGCGTGGCCGATGGCGGCCGTTCCTGCGCCTGCTTCCGCGACCCGATGGGAACTATGTCACGACAGATCCTAAACCGGCAGCCCGTGATGCCGCCGGGCGATCAGGCATTCCGGGTCGCCGGGCTCGCAGGTGCGGCAGACCTCGGGGCGGACCGCGTAGACCTTGCACGCCACCCGCTCGCCGACCCGGCCGTCGAGGGCGGAGCAGCGCTCGCCCTCGCAGCGCATGCGCCCGGCCGGATCGTCGACGTAGATCTCCGGGATCCGGGCGATGTCGGCGTCGTCCTCGATGCTGAAGCGCGGCCACTCGGCCGAGTAGGCGCAGCAGGCGCCGCATTCCTGGCAGGCGAACGTGTCCGGATCGGCGTGGGCCGGGCTCACGGCGACAGGCCCGGCGCCGCCGGCGGGATCGGGCGCGGGCGGCCGTCGTCGTCGATCGCCACGAAGGTGAACACGCCCTCGGTCACCTTCTCGCGGGTCTGGGTGCGGAAGCGCCGGGCCCAGGCCTCGATCTGGAGCCGCATCGAGGTGCGGCCGGTGCCGACCACCTGGGTGTAGACGCAGAGCACGTCGCCGACCCGGACCGGGCGCAGGAAGGTCATGCCCTCGACCGCCACCGTGACGACGCGGCCCTGTGCCCGCTCGACCCCGGCGATGCCGCCGGCCTGATCCA
This is a stretch of genomic DNA from Methylobacterium sp. 17Sr1-1. It encodes these proteins:
- a CDS encoding YkgJ family cysteine cluster protein, producing MSPAHADPDTFACQECGACCAYSAEWPRFSIEDDADIARIPEIYVDDPAGRMRCEGERCSALDGRVGERVACKVYAVRPEVCRTCEPGDPECLIARRHHGLPV
- the yciA gene encoding acyl-CoA thioester hydrolase YciA, whose amino-acid sequence is MTMDTATDAARPQGELTVRTIAMPADTNANGDIFGGWVMSQMDQAGGIAGVERAQGRVVTVAVEGMTFLRPVRVGDVLCVYTQVVGTGRTSMRLQIEAWARRFRTQTREKVTEGVFTFVAIDDDGRPRPIPPAAPGLSP